TCGAGCGCCTGGTTTTCGTGGCCGCGCAGGTTGCCGCTCAGGCTGTACAGGACGTAGGCGCCCCGCGGACCGGGCTCGCCGGCCCGCAGAGCCCGCGTGCGCGAAGCCAGGCGCGGGGGCAGGCGGTCGATCGGCGCGTCAGGCATCCGACTCGCCCGCGCTGCCGTCCCCGGCGGCACTCGGCGGTGTGGGGGCCGGCGGTGGCACGTCGAGGGGATCGGCGCGGCCATCGCGGTCCGTGGCGTAGGCGCGGCGCCAGCCCTCAACGGCCACGGCGGCGAGTCCAGCGACCGCCACCCCGGCCGCGGCGTGGACGGCGGCGTTCGCGGCGAGCCGGATCAACATCAAATTTCCCCCGTGCGCTGCGCCTGTTGGCGGGACCGCTGCGCACAGACATACGCGGCGCCGGCGAGCCCGCCGGCGGTCAGGCCGGCGGCGAACCCGGCGGACGCGGCCAGATACGAGAGTGCACAAACCATCGCGTTCGCTCCCAGAAAGATGGTGCTATCTGGTACGCACGCGGCCGCTGTTCGGATCGTCGTGCTGCACGGATTTGTCCGTTCGCGGCGAGTCAGCAGGCCGTCACGGTCATACTGCCCGTGGCCGTCAGCGTGACGGCGGTGTCGAAGGGTGTGCTCTCGCGGGCGAGCGTGTCGGCCAGCCAGCGCCGGTCCGCCGCACTCGGGCGGGCCAGCTGCATGCGGCGAAGCTGAAAGGGGACGAGCGTGCACGCGCGCACGCTGCCGTCGGCCACGGCGATCTCGGGCAGCACCAGCAGCACGAGGTCGTCGCGGTAGCTGCCGGGCGTGGCGATGCCCTCGTAGTCGGTGAGGAAGTCGCCGGACCCGTAGAGGATCAGGCCGTCACGGTGGCGCTCCACCGCCTTGGCGTGGTGGGATGAATGGCCGTGGACGACCGAGACGCCGCCCCGCGCGATCAGCGCGCGGGCAAAGGTCCGCTGATCGGCCGGCACGTCGAAACCCCAGTTGCCGCCCCAGTGGACCGTCACCACGACGACGTCGCCCGGCCGCCGCCACGCGGCGATGTGCCGGCAGAGCGCATCCGCGCTTGTGTCCGAGAGGTCGGGCAGGCGGTTCACGCCGGGCCGGTCGGGGCGCGCGGCCCAATGCGCCGGCACACCGCTGGAGCCGTGGGCGCAGGCGAAGACGAGCACCCGCCCGCCGTCCGCGCGCGGCACCACGGCGGGCACGGCCGCTGCGGCGCTGTCCCGGCCCGAGCCGCAGCGCGCGATGCCGGCGGCGTCGAGCGTGTCCAGGGTGTCCGTGAGGCCGCGCTCGCCCCAGTCAAGGACGTGGTTGTTGGCAAGCGTCGCCACGTCCAGCCCGAAAGCGGTCAGCACCGGCGCGTTGGCCGGGTTCATGCGGTAGGTGATGCCCTTGGGCGCCGCGTCCTCGCTGCGTGTTACGGCCGTTTCCAGGTTGGCGATGCGCACGGCCGGCTGCACGCGCTCCAGATCCGCAAGCGCCTCGCCCCAGACGTAGCGCCAGTCCACCGGCTTGGGGACCGGTCCGTTGGCGGCTTCCGCCAGGTCCACGTACGCCCGCGCGTCGGTTACGACCGGCTCGTGGCGGTGCGGCGGCGCCGGGTACGGCAGGATCTGATCGATGCCGCGGCCGGTCATGACGTCGCCGCACAGGGCGAGGGTGATGGTCGCCGGGGCTGTTTCGGGCATTCCGGCGCCTCCGCGGGATAGGGGAAGCATCTTGCCCATCGCGGGCGCGGGGCACATTCACCCGCCGCAAAGGACGACCTTCAAGAGGGGAAGCGTGCCCGCTCGGGATGTGCGCTACGCTGGCCCGGACCGGGCGCCGGGGTCAGCCATGTACGAGCTTGCGGATGCCATGCGCCGCGCGCAGGCGGCCATGCTGGATGCGGCCGGCGACCGCCCGGCGGGACACCCCTATCGCGTCGCGGCCTCGGGCGAGCGCTGGCGCTTGCGCGCGTACGGTCAAGGGGCCGGGCCGCCGGTGCTGATCGTCGCCGCGCCCATCAAGCGGCCCGACATCTGGGACCTGACGCCCACCCGCAGCGTGGTTGGCGCGTGCCTGCGCGGGGGCCTGGACGTGCATCTGCTGGCATGGGCCGCCCCGGCGCCGCGCGATTCCGGCGCGACGCTGGCGGCCTATGCGGATGCGGGCATCGGCGAGGCGGTGGCGGCTGTGCGGCGGGCGACGGGCGGGCGTGCGCCGGTGCTGATGGGGCATTCCCTGGGCGGCACGCTGGCGGCGATCTTCGCGGCGGCCCACGCTGACCGCCTGGCCGGGCTGGTGCTGCTGGATGCGCCGCTGTGCTTCGCGCCCGGCAGCAGCCGCTTCCGCGACGCCCTGGTGGCGATGGCGCCCCGCCACCCCGACAGCGACGGCATCGTGCCGGGGTCGCTGCTGTCGCACCTGAGCGCGCTCGCCGCGCCGGAAACCTTCGTCTGGGCGCGCGCGTTGGACGGCCTGCTGCACCCGGAAGCGCACGATCTTCACACCCGCATCGAGCGCTGGGCCCTGGCCGAGGTGGCGCTGCCCGCACCGTTGCTGGGCGAGATGCTGACGGCCCTCTACCGCGAGGATCGGTTCTGTCGGGGCACGCTCGACCTCGGCGGACCCACCGTCGGGCCGGCCGCGCTGCGCTGTCCCGCCTTCGTCGTCGGCAACGCGGCGGATGCCGTGGCGCCGCCCCAAGCGATCGACCCCTTCGTCGCGCGCATGCCCGGCGCCCAGGTGCGCCGCATCGAGATCCCCGGCGAACCCGGCGTCAGCCTCCAGCACCTCGTCCCGCTCCTGGGCGAACGCGCCCATGCCGAGTTATGGCCCGAGATCACGGCCTGGATCGCGGCGCGTGGGTAAGCGTCATCGATGCCGCCGCCGCTCCAGGAGCGCGGCGGCGCAGGCGTCGAGGATGGCCTCGGTGTCGATGCGGTAGGCGCTGTGTAGGTCGGACACCGTACCCGATTGGCCGAAGTGCTCCACGCCCAGCGCGTGCACACGGTGACCGCGCACCGAGCCCAGCCACGCCAGCGCCGCTGGGTGGCCGTCCAGCACGGTGACGAGGCCCGCGTCCGGGGCCAGCGGCGCCAGCAGATCCTCGACGGGGGCCGTGGCGCCGTCGCCCTGCGTCTGCCGCGCCTTGGTGGCGGCGGTCCAGCCGGCGTTGAGGCGGTCGGCGGAGGTGACGGCGAGCAGCCCGGCGCCCGGCACCTCTTCGGCGATGGTCTCAAACGCTTCCAGCGCCTGCGGCGCCACCGCGCCCGTGTAGACGATCGCCAACTCCGCTCCCGGCGCCGGTTCGCGCAGCCAGTAGCCGCCCGCGACGATGCGGCGCTCCGTGGCCGCGTCGAGCGTGCGATCGGGTTGCTCGACCGGGCGCGTGGACAGGCGCAGGTAGACCGAGCCGCCCTCGACGTCGCGCAGCCAGTCGGTCGCGGGGGCCGCCGACGCATCGCGCTGGAGGTATTCGAAGCCCCAGCGCAGGATCACCTCCAGCTCGTCCACGAACGCCGGCTCGAAGGCCGCGAGCCCGTCCTGCGCCATGCCGATCAGCGGCGTGGCGATGGACTGGTGCGCGCCGCCCTCCGGCGCCAGCGTGATGCCCGAGGGCGTCCCCGCCACGATGAAGCGCGCGTCCTGGTAGCAGGCGTAGTTCAGGGCATCGAGCCCGCGCTTGATGAAGGGGTCGTAGAGCGTCGCCACCGGCAGCAGGCGCGTGCCGAACAGCCGGTGCGACAGCCCCGCCGCCGCCAGCAGGATGAAGAGGTTGTTCTCCGCGATGCCGAGTTCGAGGTGCTGGCCTTCGGGCGCCATCGCCCACTGGTGCGCCGAGGCCAGCTTCTGGTCGCGGAAGACGTCGGACCGGCGCTGGCGATCCCAGATGCCGCGCCGGTTCACCCAGCCGCCCAGGTTCGTGGACACCGTGACGTCGGGCGAGCACGTCAGGATGCGGTTGGCCAGCTCGCCATCCTCGCGCGCCAGGCCGTCCAGGATCTTGCCGAAGCCTTCCTGGGTGCTCAGGCGCGCGCCGCTCGGCGCGGGCAGGCGCTCCGGCACCGCCACGGGCGGAGCCGAGCGGTCGCGGCGGCCGTCGCGCGCGAAGGGCACGGCGTCGAGGAAGGCACGAAGCTCGTCGGCCGGCGTCTCCAAGCCGGCGAAGCGGTCCCATTCGCGCCCGTCGGGCACGCCGTGGCGCTGTTTGAACGCGTCCATCTGCTCCGCGTTCATGATGCCGGCGTGGTTGTCCTTGTGCCCGGCGAAGGGGAGGCCGTGGCCCTTGATGGTGTAGGCGATGATGCACTTGGGCCGGTCGTCGTCGATGCCGTGCAGCGCTTCCAGCACGGTTTCCATGTCGTGCCCGCCCAGGTTGGTCATCAGGGCGTGGAGCTGCTCGTCGTCGTACTGCGCCAGCAGCTCGGCCACGCCCGGCCGGTCGCCGATGTCGGCGGTGAGCTGCGCCCGCCACGCCGCGCCGCCCTGGAAGACGAGCGCGCTGTAGAGGGCGTTGGAGGCCCGGTCGATCCAGTCCTTCAGCGCCTCGCCGCCCGGCTGCCGGAAGGCCGCCTCCTGCTGCTTGCCGTACTTGAGCGTGATGACGTCCCAGCCCATGGCCTCGAAGAGGCGGTCGATCTGGCCGAACAGCCGGTCGGACACCACGGCGTCCAGGCTCTGGCGGTTGTAGTCGATGATCCACCAGACGTTGCGGACGTCGTGCTTCCAGCCCTCCAAGAGGGCTTCGGAGACGTTGCCCTCGTCCAGCTCGGCGTCGCCCACCAGCGCAACCATGCGCCCGGGCGGCTCACCATCCGTCAGCCCGCGCAGGCGCACGTGGTCCTGGATGAGGCTGGCGAAGGCCGTCATCGCCACGCCCAGCCCGACGGAGCCGGTGGAGATATCGACGTCGTCCGTATCCTTGGTGCGCGAGGGATAGGCCTGCGCGCCGCCATAGCCGCGGAAGCGGCGGAGCTGGTCCACGTCCTGCTGGCCGAGCAGGTACTGGATGGCGTGAAAGACGGGGCTGGCGTGCGGCTTGACGGCAACGCGGTCCTCGGGCCGCAGCACGTCGAAGTAAAGCGCCGTCATCAGCGTCGTCAGCGAGGCGCAGGAGGCCTGGTGCCCGCCGACCTTCACGCCGTCCGGGTTGTCGCGCAGGTGGTTGGCGTTGTGGATCGTCCACGCCGACAGCCACAGCACCTTGCGCGCCAGCGCGCGCAGGATGGCGAGGTGTTTTTCGTCAGGCCGGTCGGTGGTGGCCGGCGCCCCGGCTGGCTGGGTCATGGCGGCGTCGCTCGCCCGAACGGTGAAACATTCGGGCCGAAGGGTAGCGCGCGGCCGGCGCGCGGACCAGCCGGTCAGGTCTCGGCGTGGGGCGGGGTGTCGACGGCGCGGTCCGCCCGCACCGCCGAAGCCGCGAGCACGAGGCCGATCGCGGCGATCCCCAGCAGCCCGGCCAGCATGGGCGCCCAGCCGAAGCGTTCGAACACCAGCCCCGGCAGGTAGGAGCCGAGCACCCCGCCGCTGTAATACGAGGCGACGTAGAGCCCGTTCACCAGCCCGCGCGCCTCGCCCGCGCGTTCGTTGACCCAGGACGAGGCGATGGCGTGAACCAGGAACATCCCGAAGCAGAAGACGAAGATGGCGGCGAAGACGGCGGGCAGCACCCCCACCAGCAGCAGCGGCACCGAGAGCGCATAGATCGCGTAGCCCGCCAGCAGCGTGCGCCCCGGCGTGCCCACGCGCGCGATCAGGCGCGGCGCGGCCAGGGAGGCGACGATGCCCATGAGGTAGCCGCAGTAGAGCAGCGCGATCCCCTGGTCCGTGGTCGCGGGGGCCAGCGCTTTCACACGGAACGGCAGGAAGGTCAGCACGCCGACGAAGACGAAGAAGAGGCAGGCGATCGCCAGATAGATGCGCCAGGTGCTCCGCCGGCGCAGCACGGCGCGCAGGTGCCAGCCGCCGGTGGGCCGCGTCGCGGCGGCGCTGCCCGCGGGGATGCGCCATATGACGGGCAGGCTCGCCAGCAGCGCCGCACCCACCAGGACGAAGAAGTGCGTCCAGCTCGCGTTCGTCGCCAGCACGCCCGCGAGCAGCCGCCCGCCCAGGCCGCCCGCGACGGTCGTGGCGATGTAGGCGGACATCACGGCCTGCATGCGCGCGGTGGCCGTGGTTTCCGACAGCGCCGTCATCGTCGCCGTCAGGATCGCCGGCAGCAGCAGCCCCTGGCCCAGGCGCAGCGTCACGGCGGCGGGGAAGCTGGACGTGGGGAAGCTCTCCACCAGCCCGAAGCCGATGGTGAAGATCCCGAGCCCGGCGACGCTCACCAGCAGCACGGTGCGTGCGCTCACCCGCGCCAGGACGGCGCCGTAGGCGACGGGCGCCACCGCCAGCGGCACCAGCGTCGCCGTCATGATCAGCGCCGCGCGCGAATGCGTGACGGCGAACACCTCCGCCAGGCGCGGCAGCAGCGGTTGCGGCCCGTAGAGGACGAAGAAGGCGAACAGCGGGACGAGGAGCTTGGACGAATAGGCCACGGGCCGATCCCGTCGCGGACGGCGCGCGGCGTCAATCCCGGGCGCGTCAGGCCACCGAGAGGTAGCGGTCCTGAAGCTCGGGGTTGGCCTGCAGCTCCGCCGTGGTGCCGGCGTAGACCACGTGGCCCTTTTCCAGGATGTAGCAGCGGCTGGCGTGCTGAAAGGCGAAGGGCAGGTTCTGGTCGGTGAAGAGAACCGTGGTGTGGCCCGCCAGCTCGTCGATCAGGGCGCCGATCTGGTGGACGATCACGGGCGCCAGCCCCTCGCTGGGCTCGTCCAGCAGAAGCAGCACGGGCTGGCCCACGAGCGCGCGGGCGATCGCCAGGATCTGCTGCTGCCCGCCGGAGAGCGTCTTGCCGGGCTGGTCGCGGATTTCCGCCAGCATGGAGAAGCTGTCGAAGATGCCCTCGACGGTCCAGCTTTCGGCGCGCTCGCGGCCCCGGTAGCGCGACACCTCCAGGTTCTCCGCCACGGTGAGGTCGGGGAAGATGCGCCGGTCCTCGGGCACGAGGCAGAGGCCGCGCCGCGTGATCTCGTGCGCGGGCAGCCCCGTGATGTCGTGGCCCCGGAAGTGCACCGAGCCGCGGCGCGGCGGCACGATGCCGACCAGCGAGGACAGCGTCGTCGTCTTGCCCGCGCCGTTGCGGCCGAGCAGGCACACGGTTTCGCCTTCCCGGACGGACAGGCTGACGCCGTGAAGGGCGTGGCTCTCGCCGTAGAAGGTGTGAAGCTCGCTCGCGTCCAGCATCACTTGGTTTCCGCGTCGCCGAGGTAGGCCGCGCGCACGTTCGGGTCTGCGCTGACCTGGTCGGGCGTTCCCTGGGACAGCAGGCGGCCCCGGTGCATGACCAGCACGCGGTCCGCCAGCCCGAAGACGACCGACATGTCGTGTTCCGTGATGAAGAAGGTGTAGGGCCGGTCGCGGCGCAGCTCGTTGAGCAGCGCCACCACCTTGCGCGTTTCCTCCGGCGTCATGCCGGCGGTGGGTTCGTCCAGCAGCACCAATTCCGGCTCGATCGCCAGCACGATGGCGAGTTCCAGCAGCCGCTTGTCGCCGTAGGACAGCGTCTCCGCCCGCGCCTCCGCCATCTCCGCGAGACCGAGCCGGCCCAGGATGGTGTCCGCCTCCTCGCGCAGCATCCGGTCCCAGCCGAGCACGCGGAAGAGGTGCAGGCTCTTGCGGCGGTGGCTCACCAGCGCGACCTGGACGTTCTCGCGCACCGACATCTCGCCGAAGACGTTGGTGATCTGGAAGGAGCGCGAGATGCCCAGCCGCGCGATGCGGTGGGGCGGCATGCCAGCGATGTCGCGGCCCTTGAACAGAATTCGCCCCGCGCTCGGCGTCATGCGCCCGGAGACCATGTTGTAGAAGGTGGTCTTGCCGGCGCCGTTGGGGCCGATGAGCGCCACGGTCTCGCCCGGCCACAACTCGGCCGACACCTCGTCCACGGCCGCGACGCCGCCGAAGTGCTTGGCGAGCGCTTCCACGCGCAGGATGGGATCGTCCGCGTGCGCCATGACCGTCACCGCCGCCTTGCCAGCCGGTCCACCGCGGTTCCGAACAGGCCGCGGCGCAGGTAGATCACCATCGCCGCCAGCACGACGCCCAGGAAGAACATCCAGCGGTCGGTGTAGCTGGTCAGCCAGGTTTCCAGCAGGATGAAGATGCCCGAGCCGACGAAGGGGCCCAGGAAGGTGCTGGAGCCGCCCAGGATGCTCATCAGCACCGGCTCGGCGGACTGCGACCAGTGCACCATGTCCGGCGAGGCCACGCGTGTGAAGGGCGCGAACAGCCCGCCCGCGAGGCCGGAGAAGGCGCCCGAGATGCCGAAGCTGTACAGCCGGTAGCGCCGCACCGGGATGCCCGTGAAGGCGACGCGCTCCAGGTTTTCCGCCATGGCGCGCAGGATCAGCCCGAACGGCGACACCGTGATGAGGTAGAGCAGGGCGGCGGCCAGCACCACGACGACGAGCGTGACGTGGTAGTACACCGCCGGGTCGGCGAGCGTCAGGTCGAGGCCGACCCCGAATTCGCCCAGGCGGAAGCCCGTGATGCCGTCGGAGCCGTTCGTCACCGAGCGCCATTGCTGGGCGATCGAGAACACCATCATCCCGAACGCCAGCGTCAGCATGGTGAAGTACACCTCGGTCAGGCGCACGCAGAACACCCCGATCGCCAGCGCCAGCACGCCGCCCGCCGCCGTGGCCGCCAGCAGCGCCAGGATCAGCGGCGTCTGCAGATGCAGCAACAGCATCGCCGAAGCGTAGCAGCCGATGCCGAAGAAGGCCGCGTGGCCCAGGCTGAGCATGCCGGTGTAGCCGAAGACGAGGTTGAACCCGGCCGCGAACAGCCCGAGCACCAGCACCTCGGTCGCGACGAAGACGTAGAAGTAGGGGGCCCACGCCGGCAGGAACCACAGGCCGACCAGCAGCCCCGCCAGCAGTCCCGGCGCGATCAGCGTTCGCATGCTCACGCCGCCGCCCTCCGCATCAGGCCCTGCGGTTTGACGAGCAGCACCAGCGCCATGCCGATGTAGGGAAGCACCATGTTCAGCTCGGGCAGGAAGCGCGAGCCGAAGCCGTGGATCAGCCCCAGGATCAGCGCGCCCAGGAAGGCGCCGGGAAAGCTGCCCAGGCCGCCGATCACGACGACGATGAAGGATTCCACGATGATGTTGGCCCCGATGGACGGGCCGATGGCGCGCAGGGGCGCGGCCACCACGCCGCCGAGCGCCGCGATCCCCGCGCCCAGCGCGAACACGGCCGTGAAGACGCGCGGCACGTCGATGCCCACCAGCCGTGCCATCTTGCGGTCGCTGGCCGCCGCGCGCATCACCCAGCCGGCCCGGGTCCGCGCGAAGAAGAGCCACAGCCCCGTGCCCACGAGCGCGCCCACGAGCAGCACGAAGAGGCTGTAGCTCGGGTGCTGTGCCCCCAGCACCGTGAAGGTGCCGTTGAGGCCGGCGGGCGGCTCGACGACGTGGATGCTCGTGCCCCAGATCCAGCGCACTGCCTCGTCGATGATCAGCAGCAGCGCGAAGGTCAGCAGCAGGCTGTCGGTGATGGGGCGGTCGTAGATGTGGCGCAGCATGACGCGCTCCACGCCGACCGCCAGCGCCGCGACCACCAGCGGCACCACCGGCAGCGCCAACCAGAACGGCAGGTCCAGCAGGCCCACGACCGTATAGGCCCCGTAGGCGCCCAGCATGTAGAGCGCCCCGTGGGCGAAGTTGATGACGTTGAGGACGCCGAAGATGATGTTCAGCCCGACCGCGATGACGAAGAGCAGGATGCCCAGGTCGAGACTGTTCAACAGGGCGGCGACGATCGTGTCCACGGTTGGCTCGATCCGTCCGGATGGTCGTGGGAAGAGCGCCGCCGGGCGGGGTTTACGGCCCGCCGCCCGGCGGCGCGACGTCGATGGTGTTTAACCGTCGAGCTTGCAGCCCGTCTCGGCGACCGGCGGCGTCACCGTCTTGCCGTCGAACTCCCGCACGTTCTCCAGCGTGCGGATGCCCTCGGCCATCTCCTCGGCCGTCGTGCCGTAGACCGGCCCGACGACGCCCTGGTGGTCACCCTTCCGCAGGTGGATCTTGCCGATGGGTGCGTCGAAGGTCAGGCCGGAGAGCGCGTCGCGCACGGCGGCCTTGTCCACCGAGCCGGCCTTCTCGATCGCCGCCTTGTAGGCGTGCACGGCGGCGTAGGCGTTCTGGGCGTTGTAGCTCGGCATCTTGCCGTAGCGCTCCTTGAACGCCTTCACGAAGGTGTCGTTGGCCGCGTTGTCCGGGGCGGCGAACCAGTAGCGCGTGCCCACGTGGACGCCCGGCGGCATCTGCTCACCCAGCGCGTCCAGCACCTCGGTGGCCGCGCCCAGCGACATCACGACCTCGAAGTCCTGCTCGAAGAAGCCGAGGTCCTGCGCCTGGCGCACGAAGTTGACCAGATCGCCGCCCCACAGCGAGATGAAGACGCCGTCGGGGTTCTGGTCCATGACGGTGTTGATGAAGGGCGTGAAGTCCTCCGTGCCGAAGGCGGGGAAGGACGGGGAATCCGAGAATTCGGCGTCCGGGTTCTCCGCGCTCAGGTACTGCTGGAAGAACTCCCAGCTCTGGTGGCCAAAGGCGTAGTCCGGGCCCACGGTCGTCCAGGTCTCCGCGCCCGTCTCGGCGGCCGTGATGGCCGCGCCCTTGACGTTCTGGTTGATGTTCACGCTGACGCGGTAGGTCCACTCGTTGCAGAGCTTGCCCGTGACGTCGGGCGTGGCCGCGTGCGTGATGACGAAGGGCGTCTGCACCTCGGGAACCACCGGCACCACGCCCGTGGCGACGCCGCTGGAGTCCAGGCCCATCAGCAGGTCCACGCCGTCCTGGTAGACCAGCTTGCGCATGGCCTGGATGGCGGTTTTCGCCTCGATCTGGCTGTCCTCGTAGGTGATTTCCAGCTCGCGGCCGAGCACGCCGCCGTTTTCGTTGATGCGGTCGATGGCGAGGTCGGCGCCGTCTTGCGCGAACTCCCCGTAGGTCGAGGCGGCGCCGGACAGGATGTAGATGGCGCCCAACTCGATGGGATCGTCCTGCGCCTGCGCCGCGTGCGCCACGCCGGCCGCGAGCGCGGCAACCCCGAGCGTTTTGAGATGGCGATGCATGGGTCCTGACCCTCCCAGCGGTCGGTTATCTTTGTCCGTAGCCTGCCGCCAAGGGCGTCGGCGTGCAAACCTCGAACGCAAATAACCCCAATGGATAATCGCCTCACGCGTGGGGCGGGTCGCCTCCCCCGGGGTGAGCCGGCGCGTTGGATGCGATTTCGTCGAACGCGAAGGGCAGGCCGTCCAGCACGGCGCGGTATTTGGCGAGCAGCTCGGCGCGCGAGTGCGCGCCCAGCCAGATCCAGGCGACGGCGTAGCTGTAGCTGTCCTGCTCGGGCAGCTCGGACAGGCGCATGCGCTCGCGCACCTGCACCGCCACGAGGGTGCCGGGCACCCGCGCGCGCACCGCGTCGATCTCCGCCTGCGTGGGCACGCGCGTGACCGTGGCGTCGGCGACGAAGACGCGGTGGAAGACCTTGGCGGCGAGCGTGTAGGCGCCCTCGCGCCACGGCATGCGCGGCTTCATGCCGAGCGCCAGGTCGATCGCGACCTGCTGGTTGCTGACGCCGTCCACCTTCTCGAAGAGGTCGCAGTGGGATTCCGAGATGCGCGGGTTGATTTCCAGCAGCCAGATGCGGTCCAGCGCCTCGTCCCAGAAGAACTCGATGTTGAAGGGGGCGTTGTCGACGTCCGTGCGGCGCATGACCGTCGCCGCAAGCTCGCGCATGCGTTGCTGCACGCGCTCGGGCAGCGTGGAGGGGTAGTCGTAGCGGAAGAAGCTGATGACGTGGGGATAGCGCACGGAATCCACGATGCCGTAGACCGTCACCTCGCCGTCGTGGACGTAGCCCTCCACCGTGCATTGGTGGCCGCCGATGATGGATTCCGCCAGGCAGTGATGGCCGTTCACGCGTCGCACCGCGTCCGGCAGCTCGGCGTGATCGAGGATGCGGTTGAAGGGCGCCGAGACCACTTCGTTTTCGGCGCGCAGCCGCTCCGCGGCGGCGGCAAAATCCTCGGGCGTGTCGATGCGGAAGCCCAGCCGTGCGCCCGAGGACTTGATCGGCTTGACGAAGAAGGGAAAGCCGATGCCGGCGGCGCCGATGCGGCCCAGCGCCTCCGGGTCGAAGGGATCGAAGGCCGTGAAGGCCGGGACGTTGTCGGGGATGACCTCGCGCTGAACGAGCCGGCTCCAGTACTTGTGCTCGCACATCAGCAGGCTTTCCAGGGTCGGCGTGCGCGTGCCGAAGCGTGCGCACAGAAGCGGCAGCATCGTCGACACCGGGAAGTCCATGTAGCCGACGATGGCGTCCACCCCGCCGTCGATGGCCCGGATCTCGGTCTCCGCCTTCGCGAGCGCGGCCGCCAGGTCGAACCCCGCCACGTCGTAGACCAGCTCGTCCGGGTCGAGAATGCCGTGGAAGGTGATTGCCTCGGCGCCGCGCAGCGCCTCCAGCTTGGCGCGGTTGAAGGCGTTGAGGCCGATCACGGCCACGGTGCGTGTCATGGCGTTCTCCGGGGGTGCGGGGATCGCGCGGGCGTGACGGGCGACCGCGCGACTGACCTGTGATATGGGCGCCGCCGTCGAAGCCGTGTCCACGCCGCAGGTGCCATGCCGCCACGCGACTCCCTGGTGCCCGTGCCGACAACCGGCCCGCTCGTGCCCTGGCTGCGCGAACTGCGCGCGACAGCCGCGCTGGCCGGGCCCATCGTGGCGACGCAACTGGGCGAGATCGCGATCCACGTCACCGACGTGCTGATGCTCGCCCGCGTGGACACGGCCGCGCTCGCGGCGGGCACGCTGGGGGCGGACGTCTTCATCTTCTTCCTGCTGTTCGCGATCGGCGTGGTGCAGGCGGTGCAGCCGCTCACCGCTCAGGCGGAAGGCGCCGGCGATCTTGAGGGCGTGCGGCGCACCGTGCGCCAGGGCCTGTGGATGGCGTTTGCCGTGGCGCTGCCGCTGATCGCGCTGTTGTCGCTGACGCCCTGGATGCTCGCCCTGCTCGGCCAGAACCCGGCGACGGCGGAGGCCGCGAGCGGCTATATGGGGGCCGCCCGCTGGGGCCTGCCCGGCGCGGCCGTGTTCATGGTGCTGCGCTCGCTGGTGTCGGCGCTTTCGCGGCCCGGCCTGGCGCTGCTGGTGATGTGGGGCGGGGTGGGCGTCAACGTGCTGCTCAACCGCGTCTTCATCTTCGGCGCGCTGGGCGTGCCGGCCTACGGCGTGACGGGGGCGGGCATCGCGTCCGCCCTGGTGAACACCGCGATGGCGCTGGCGCTGCTGGCCGTGGTGCTGCGGGTGCCGCGGCTGCGCGCCTACCGCATCCTCGACCGCCTGTTGGCACCGGACTGGGCGCGTTTCGCCGCCATCGCCCGCATGGGCTTTCCCATCGCCGCCACGCTGCTGTGCGAGGTGGGGATCTTCACCGCCGCGACGCTGATGATGGGGACGATGGGCGAGGTGCCGCTCGCCGCCCACGGCATCGCCATCCAGGTGGCGGCGACGACCTTCATGGTGCCGCTGGGGATCGGCCTCGCGGCCACCGTGCGCGTGGGCCTCGCCCAGGGCGCCCGCGACCCGCAGGGCGTGCGCCGCGCGGGCTGGACGGCCTTCGCCCTCGCGGGGATCGTGATGGCGGCGGCGTCGGTGGTGTTGCTGAGCGCGCCCGACGCACTCATCGGGCTGTTCCGCGATCCGGCGGACCCGGCCAACGCGGCCGTGGTCGAGGTCGCGCGCATGCTGCTGCTGGTCGCCGCCGGCTTCCAGCTCGTCGACGGCGCGCAGGTGGTGGGCCAGAA
The Limimonas halophila genome window above contains:
- a CDS encoding CapA family protein — its product is MPETAPATITLALCGDVMTGRGIDQILPYPAPPHRHEPVVTDARAYVDLAEAANGPVPKPVDWRYVWGEALADLERVQPAVRIANLETAVTRSEDAAPKGITYRMNPANAPVLTAFGLDVATLANNHVLDWGERGLTDTLDTLDAAGIARCGSGRDSAAAAVPAVVPRADGGRVLVFACAHGSSGVPAHWAARPDRPGVNRLPDLSDTSADALCRHIAAWRRPGDVVVVTVHWGGNWGFDVPADQRTFARALIARGGVSVVHGHSSHHAKAVERHRDGLILYGSGDFLTDYEGIATPGSYRDDLVLLVLPEIAVADGSVRACTLVPFQLRRMQLARPSAADRRWLADTLARESTPFDTAVTLTATGSMTVTAC
- a CDS encoding transketolase, which gives rise to MTQPAGAPATTDRPDEKHLAILRALARKVLWLSAWTIHNANHLRDNPDGVKVGGHQASCASLTTLMTALYFDVLRPEDRVAVKPHASPVFHAIQYLLGQQDVDQLRRFRGYGGAQAYPSRTKDTDDVDISTGSVGLGVAMTAFASLIQDHVRLRGLTDGEPPGRMVALVGDAELDEGNVSEALLEGWKHDVRNVWWIIDYNRQSLDAVVSDRLFGQIDRLFEAMGWDVITLKYGKQQEAAFRQPGGEALKDWIDRASNALYSALVFQGGAAWRAQLTADIGDRPGVAELLAQYDDEQLHALMTNLGGHDMETVLEALHGIDDDRPKCIIAYTIKGHGLPFAGHKDNHAGIMNAEQMDAFKQRHGVPDGREWDRFAGLETPADELRAFLDAVPFARDGRRDRSAPPVAVPERLPAPSGARLSTQEGFGKILDGLAREDGELANRILTCSPDVTVSTNLGGWVNRRGIWDRQRRSDVFRDQKLASAHQWAMAPEGQHLELGIAENNLFILLAAAGLSHRLFGTRLLPVATLYDPFIKRGLDALNYACYQDARFIVAGTPSGITLAPEGGAHQSIATPLIGMAQDGLAAFEPAFVDELEVILRWGFEYLQRDASAAPATDWLRDVEGGSVYLRLSTRPVEQPDRTLDAATERRIVAGGYWLREPAPGAELAIVYTGAVAPQALEAFETIAEEVPGAGLLAVTSADRLNAGWTAATKARQTQGDGATAPVEDLLAPLAPDAGLVTVLDGHPAALAWLGSVRGHRVHALGVEHFGQSGTVSDLHSAYRIDTEAILDACAAALLERRRHR
- a CDS encoding alpha/beta fold hydrolase, yielding MYELADAMRRAQAAMLDAAGDRPAGHPYRVAASGERWRLRAYGQGAGPPVLIVAAPIKRPDIWDLTPTRSVVGACLRGGLDVHLLAWAAPAPRDSGATLAAYADAGIGEAVAAVRRATGGRAPVLMGHSLGGTLAAIFAAAHADRLAGLVLLDAPLCFAPGSSRFRDALVAMAPRHPDSDGIVPGSLLSHLSALAAPETFVWARALDGLLHPEAHDLHTRIERWALAEVALPAPLLGEMLTALYREDRFCRGTLDLGGPTVGPAALRCPAFVVGNAADAVAPPQAIDPFVARMPGAQVRRIEIPGEPGVSLQHLVPLLGERAHAELWPEITAWIAARG
- a CDS encoding MFS transporter, coding for MAYSSKLLVPLFAFFVLYGPQPLLPRLAEVFAVTHSRAALIMTATLVPLAVAPVAYGAVLARVSARTVLLVSVAGLGIFTIGFGLVESFPTSSFPAAVTLRLGQGLLLPAILTATMTALSETTATARMQAVMSAYIATTVAGGLGGRLLAGVLATNASWTHFFVLVGAALLASLPVIWRIPAGSAAATRPTGGWHLRAVLRRRSTWRIYLAIACLFFVFVGVLTFLPFRVKALAPATTDQGIALLYCGYLMGIVASLAAPRLIARVGTPGRTLLAGYAIYALSVPLLLVGVLPAVFAAIFVFCFGMFLVHAIASSWVNERAGEARGLVNGLYVASYYSGGVLGSYLPGLVFERFGWAPMLAGLLGIAAIGLVLAASAVRADRAVDTPPHAET